The DNA sequence ATGTATCCAGGAACATTAAGCTTCATGATATCAACTGGATTGCCTCCAGCGCTACCAAAGCCCCTAAATTCAACCTGAAAGAGTACTTGGGTAGTGGTGATTTGAGAGGTATTTAAGACCTGAGAGTAGGCGCCACGAAACGTCCAGCAATCTCTACTCCATTCCAAAGCCAACAGGCTATTTAAAGTCTTTGTTGTTAGGGCATCGTATCCCCAACGCCCTAAAACTGAAATTTCTCTAGTGATGGGCCATTGACCTGAAATGTTGTACTGATCAGTTGTGGTTGATGATGGCACAAAAGGTTGGTTATTTTGAATTGATGCCTGCACTGGGGGAGACCAAACGTTACGGTATCCGAAATTTAAACTCCTACCTTGAGTTGGGCGCCAACTTCCACCGATCGTAGTTTGCACAATTCGATTTAATTGAGTGTTGTACTGCCCAAATATGTCCGCACTAAAATTTCCAAGCAAACGCACAGAGCCAGCACCAAGCGTATCAGAGTAGGTGGTTGGATTAACTATGGTGCCATTCAATCCAACGCGTTGCCCTGTAAACTGCTGCTTCTGCGCAATAGTGACAGTCGCACGCTCCGCACCAGTGTTGGCCTCAATCATTCGACTAGTTAGCCCGAGCGTAGCAGCATTACTGTCTGCAATACGATCATTACCGATAAAAGTATTTTCACTAAAAATTTGGGAAACCCCAAAACCAGCATCCGCGGTATCAAATAATGGGGTTTGTGCTTGGCTCTGAAAAGGCGTATACACATAAAAAGCACGAGGCTCCATAGTCAATAGCATATCGCGACCATAAAAACCTTTTAATTCAGCAGCCTCTCTTTCGAAAGCCAAACCAGAATCCAAACTAAATGTTGGGATAGTAAAACCCTGAGCTACAGGCGCCCCACTTGCAACAAAGGGCGTGGCGTTATAAGTATTAGATTGAAAACTTACTTTAGGAGTTATGTAATAGCCTGGAGTAACTTGCGGCAAAGCCATCGCACCCTTTATGACAGTTCTATCGGCTTGACTGTAGACACCAGGCGCAGAGGCTGAAAGATTTCCACCAATGTTATAGGCAAATCTAGTGTAATCAGTTGAAAATGTTGTTACTGGGCCAGTAGGCAAGGCAATGTACTTGCCACTCATATCCGAAACGGCAGGTGTCATTAAGCTGTTATATCTAGCGTTAATGTTAGGCAGCACGTTATAGGGGGCTTGCACCGTTACAGTGGGATCGGGTTGCAAAGTCTGAAATGTTACGGCTTTAGCTGACACAGTCCAGTTACTTAAACTTCCTGTCAACCCCTTAACAGTCCCAACCTCTTGACGAAGTTGGCTGGTGACTGCGCCAGCAATACTTTGAGAAAAATCTGTCGGATATAAATTATCTGAAACACGTGACATATTGGCGTAACCTGACCAAGATCCCGGCATAGGAATTCCCCCAGGGCCAACACCGCCACTAAATAACTGTCGCTGCTGCCAATCGTAACGCCAACGATCAGTACCAGTTTTTTTATCATGAGCTAGATAGTCACCCGCCAAAGTTCCACTGTACTTAGACTCAAGAAAACGGTAATTTGCGCCTACCTGCAGACCACGCTCAGTCATATAGCGCGGGAGAATCAATAAATCTTTATTTGGCGCAATATTGACATAGTACGGTTGGGTCATGTCAAAACCATTATTGGAGTTATAACCA is a window from the Polynucleobacter sp. MWH-Aus1W21 genome containing:
- a CDS encoding LPS-assembly protein LptD; protein product: MSHYRRRAGLCAPLFLHATLRVITGVVLLQFSLHGHAQAPAPLPQNSQAGANTVLLPDRGNVTVLKLDDQLRTGVPIDDSKALTFTSSDVIEGVVDRKMKLKGRAQIRRNGGVIKADEIIYDPDTDIADLVGNAELTKGNTTFKGPTAQFKVDAREGQMEAPKYELRDTRGNGSAKKLTIENTDIFVFDKATYTTCTPQNMDWYFTASTLEIDNEQKEMVGTHGVMRFFDVPIAYVPYFTAPTSNQRRTGILAPVAGYNSNNGFDMTQPYYVNIAPNKDLLILPRYMTERGLQVGANYRFLESKYSGTLAGDYLAHDKKTGTDRWRYDWQQRQLFSGGVGPGGIPMPGSWSGYANMSRVSDNLYPTDFSQSIAGAVTSQLRQEVGTVKGLTGSLSNWTVSAKAVTFQTLQPDPTVTVQAPYNVLPNINARYNSLMTPAVSDMSGKYIALPTGPVTTFSTDYTRFAYNIGGNLSASAPGVYSQADRTVIKGAMALPQVTPGYYITPKVSFQSNTYNATPFVASGAPVAQGFTIPTFSLDSGLAFEREAAELKGFYGRDMLLTMEPRAFYVYTPFQSQAQTPLFDTADAGFGVSQIFSENTFIGNDRIADSNAATLGLTSRMIEANTGAERATVTIAQKQQFTGQRVGLNGTIVNPTTYSDTLGAGSVRLLGNFSADIFGQYNTQLNRIVQTTIGGSWRPTQGRSLNFGYRNVWSPPVQASIQNNQPFVPSSTTTDQYNISGQWPITREISVLGRWGYDALTTKTLNSLLALEWSRDCWTFRGAYSQVLNTSQITTTQVLFQVEFRGFGSAGGNPVDIMKLNVPGYMPTSKPVPPSTYENYQ